From a region of the Sebastes umbrosus isolate fSebUmb1 chromosome 10, fSebUmb1.pri, whole genome shotgun sequence genome:
- the gfral gene encoding GDNF family receptor alpha-like has protein sequence MQLISLEAAVILGIVIPQISSISISPLPSDCLAAVETCISNLCRWSEEAFYGGICEDEGCQIKGSKGCNLTIQTVMDQLPSQRGCVCAWEEEELCDSIQALATQCQKKTAAQQRRSTLMDWQSSSLLGYVHFGSASCLDQMRVCLSDPVCNRYLGRVLKACMPQQCDCCQLMTQQFYGSMPRNVAEMLAMCECEASDQSCLDMKTTLHSGTCGGRTWICQDTVNLCVKNRNCRELLKTFRAKCWSPEEAQCSDSDFQNDECIAQMDPALILGGDPECKIAFLATLGTTLHFPCACEGLHNEDLLTCNRIHEVLHNRSRFMTSRKSSSGSTKPPEIDESEQSHTRSHDYLLYTFATVLLFGVVILMPLAVVIKIWQDVEKRRQNKVSPSAEKQLCCYSLIFHLTITSGLWEEAAAEETHADMGEIMTTASSSSLVHENSPILVINDQFSL, from the exons ATGCAACTGATAAGTCTGGAAGCTGCCGTCATACTTG GGATTGTGATTCCTCAGATATCCAGCatcagcatttcacctctacccTCCGACTGTTTGGCTGCTGTGGAAACCTGCATATCAAATCTATGCAGGTGGAGCGAAGAGGCATTTTACGGCGGCATCTGTGAGG ATGAAGGGTGCCAAATTAAAGGCTCAAAGGGCTGTAACTTGACCATCCAGACCGTAATGGACCAATTACCCTCGCAGCGCGGGTGTGTATGTgcctgggaggaggaggagctatGTGACTCTATACAAGCGCTGGCCACACAATGCCAAAAGAAGACAG CGGCTCAGCAGAGGCGGAGCACACTGATGGACTGGCAGTCAAGCAGTTTATTAGGCTATG tACACTTTGGTTCTGCGTCCTGCTTGGACCAAATGAGAGTTTGTCTCAGTGATCCAGTTTGCAACAGGTACCTAGGACGTGTTCTTAAGGCGTGCATGCCGCAACAGTGCGActgctgtcagctgatgacTCAGCAGTTCTACGGCAGCATGCCGCGCAATGTGGCAGAGATGCTGGCCATGTGCGAGTGTGAGGCTTCAGATCAGTCCTGCCTGGATATGAAAACCACTCTGCACAGCGGCACATGTGGAGGCCGCACCTGGATCTGCCAGGATACAGTTAACTTGTGTGTTAAGAACAGGAACTGCAG AGAACTGTTAAAAACCTTCCGAGCCAAATGCTGGAGCCCTGAAGAAGCACAATGCAGTGACAGTGACTTCCAAAATGATGAATGCATCGCCCAGATGGACCCAGCTCTCATCCTTGGTGGAGATCCTGAATGTAAAATTGCCTTCTTGGCCACTTTGGGCACAACACTTCACTTTCCTTGTGCATGCGAAGGATTGCACAATGAGGATCTGCTGACGTGCAACAGGATTCATGAAGTGCTTCATAATAGATCACGCTTCA TGACATCTCGGAAAAGCAGCAGTGGTTCGACTAAACCTCCTGAAATCGATGAATCTGAGCAAAGTCACACACGGTCACACG ATTATCTACTATACACTTTTGCAACTGTGCTACTTTTTGGAGTTGTCATATTAATGCCTCTGGCTGTTGTCATTAAAATATGGCAA GATGTTGAGAAGAGGAGACAAAACAAAGTTTCACCATCCGCAGAAAAGCAGTTGTGTTGTTATTCTCTGAT ATTTCACCTGACCATCACGtctggactgtgggaggaagctgcAGCAGAGGAAACCCACGCGGATATGGGAGAGATCATGACG ACTGCCTCCTCAAGCTCTTTGGTACATGAGAACAGCCCGATCCTGGTGATCAATGATCAATTTTCTTTGTAA
- the hmgcll1 gene encoding 3-hydroxy-3-methylglutaryl-CoA lyase, cytoplasmic isoform X1 has product MGNVPTTVKHCLSYEQLIQDYPWLKRWLLEEKTITGHEYPEFVKIVEVGPRDGLQNEKEIVPTGVKIQLIDMLSGTGLPVIEATSFVSSKWVPQMADHTDVLRGIQRAPHVRYPVLTPNMQGFQDAVTAGATEVAVFGSASETFSKKNINCSIDESMLRFEEVINTAKERQIPVRGYVSCALGCPHEGPIEPSKVSEVAKRLYDMGCYEISLGDTIGVGTPGSMFKMLQSVMKEVPTSALAVHCHDTYGQALPNILTALQMGVCVVDSAVAGLGGCPYAQGSSGNVSTEDVLYMLQGMGIETGVNLAKVVEAGDFICNALHRETNSKVAQARGRTL; this is encoded by the exons ATGGGCAACGTACCCACTACGGTGAAGCACTGCCTGAGCTATGAGCAACTCATCCAGGACTACCCATGGCTGAAACGctggctgctggaggagaag ACCATCACAGGACACGAGTATCCAGAGTTTGTGAAAATAGTTGAAGTTGGGCCCAGGGATGgacttcaaaatgaaaag GAAATTGTTCCGACAGGGGTGAAAATCCAGCTGATAGACATGCTCTCAGGAACAGGCCTGCCTGTGATCGAGGCCACCAGCTTTGTCTCTTCAAAGTGGGTACCGCAG ATGGCAGACCACACTGATGTACTCAGAGGAATCCAGAGGGCGCCTCATGTTCGCTACCCTGTTTTGACACCTAACATGCAAGGCTTCCAGGATGCT GTTACAGCTGGTGCTACTGAAGTGGCGGTGTTTGGGTCAGCGTCTGAAACCTTCAGTAAAAAGAATATTAACTGCTCTATTGATGAAAGCATGCTGAGGTTCGAGGAAGTCATTAACACTGCCAAAGAGCGACAAATTCCAGTCCGTGG ATATGTTTCTTGTGCCCTTGGGTGCCCCCATGAGGGACCCATTGAACCTTCCAAAGTCTCTGAG GTGGCAAAGAGGTTATATGATATGGGCTGCTACGAGATTTCCTTGGGGGATACCATCGGTGTTGGTACTCCAGGGTCCATGTTTAAGATGCTGCAGAGTGTGATGAAGGAGGTGCCCACCAGCGCGCTCGCAGTTCACTGCCATGACACTTATGGGCAAGCACTGCCCAACATCCTGACTGCACTTCAG ATGGGGGTCTGTGTGGTGGATTCTGCAGTAGCCGGCCTGGGAGGTTGCCCGTACGCTCAGGGTTCGTCTGGCAATGTTTCAACAGAGGATGTTCTCTACATGCTCCAAGGCATGGGCATCGAAACT GGTGTGAACCTTGCCAAAGTTGTAGAGGCTGGTGACTTCATCTGCAACGCTTTACATCGCGAGACAAACTCCAAGGTCGCCCAGGCAAGAGGCAGAACActgtga
- the hmgcll1 gene encoding 3-hydroxy-3-methylglutaryl-CoA lyase, cytoplasmic isoform X2, with translation MGNVPTTVKHCLSYEQLIQDYPWLKRWLLEEKTITGHEYPEFVKIVEVGPRDGLQNEKEIVPTGVKIQLIDMLSGTGLPVIEATSFVSSKWVPQMADHTDVLRGIQRAPHVRYPVLTPNMQGFQDAVTAGATEVAVFGSASETFSKKNINCSIDESMLRFEEVINTAKERQIPVRGYVSCALGCPHEGPIEPSKVSEVAKRLYDMGCYEISLGDTIGVGTPGSMFKMLQSVMKEVPTSALAVHCHDTYGQALPNILTALQMGVCVVDSAVAGLGGCPYAQGSSGNVSTEDVLYMLQGMGIETVRCEPCQSCRGW, from the exons ATGGGCAACGTACCCACTACGGTGAAGCACTGCCTGAGCTATGAGCAACTCATCCAGGACTACCCATGGCTGAAACGctggctgctggaggagaag ACCATCACAGGACACGAGTATCCAGAGTTTGTGAAAATAGTTGAAGTTGGGCCCAGGGATGgacttcaaaatgaaaag GAAATTGTTCCGACAGGGGTGAAAATCCAGCTGATAGACATGCTCTCAGGAACAGGCCTGCCTGTGATCGAGGCCACCAGCTTTGTCTCTTCAAAGTGGGTACCGCAG ATGGCAGACCACACTGATGTACTCAGAGGAATCCAGAGGGCGCCTCATGTTCGCTACCCTGTTTTGACACCTAACATGCAAGGCTTCCAGGATGCT GTTACAGCTGGTGCTACTGAAGTGGCGGTGTTTGGGTCAGCGTCTGAAACCTTCAGTAAAAAGAATATTAACTGCTCTATTGATGAAAGCATGCTGAGGTTCGAGGAAGTCATTAACACTGCCAAAGAGCGACAAATTCCAGTCCGTGG ATATGTTTCTTGTGCCCTTGGGTGCCCCCATGAGGGACCCATTGAACCTTCCAAAGTCTCTGAG GTGGCAAAGAGGTTATATGATATGGGCTGCTACGAGATTTCCTTGGGGGATACCATCGGTGTTGGTACTCCAGGGTCCATGTTTAAGATGCTGCAGAGTGTGATGAAGGAGGTGCCCACCAGCGCGCTCGCAGTTCACTGCCATGACACTTATGGGCAAGCACTGCCCAACATCCTGACTGCACTTCAG ATGGGGGTCTGTGTGGTGGATTCTGCAGTAGCCGGCCTGGGAGGTTGCCCGTACGCTCAGGGTTCGTCTGGCAATGTTTCAACAGAGGATGTTCTCTACATGCTCCAAGGCATGGGCATCGAAACTGTAA GGTGTGAACCTTGCCAAAGTTGTAGAGGCTGGTGA